Proteins from one Calditrichota bacterium genomic window:
- a CDS encoding DUF4129 domain-containing protein has translation MKFLLLSLLFSANLLAIQQEPHFVVKDSTIVEQRSFSNERLEKFRSDPEFNYEHQSFSSISLIDVFLSWLWNNFFKYLLNPGTSSFWEVLIYLFAFGTLFYLVRQFMKNKLGSLFYKPEKESASISAISEDNIHDADLNKLLEQEIQNNRFRNAVRLLYLISLKLLSDKNFINWKIGKTNYDYYSEIKNDSLKTPFSGLTRLYEYAWYGEFEITEDSFSAISGYFENFNNLCGQTE, from the coding sequence ATGAAATTTTTACTACTTTCTCTTTTATTCTCAGCAAATCTTCTGGCAATTCAGCAAGAGCCACACTTTGTTGTAAAAGATTCAACAATCGTAGAACAGCGTTCTTTCAGCAATGAGCGTCTTGAAAAATTTAGGTCTGATCCGGAATTTAATTATGAACATCAATCCTTCAGTTCGATAAGTTTAATCGATGTTTTTTTATCCTGGCTATGGAATAATTTTTTTAAATATCTTCTAAATCCCGGGACCTCATCGTTTTGGGAAGTTCTTATTTATCTTTTTGCTTTCGGCACATTGTTTTACCTGGTGCGTCAGTTTATGAAAAACAAACTGGGCTCACTTTTTTACAAGCCGGAAAAAGAATCAGCCTCTATTTCTGCAATAAGTGAAGACAATATTCATGATGCAGATTTAAACAAACTTCTTGAACAAGAAATTCAAAACAACCGTTTTCGAAATGCGGTAAGATTATTATATCTTATCTCTTTAAAATTGCTTTCAGATAAAAATTTTATAAACTGGAAAATCGGCAAAACCAACTATGATTATTATTCTGAAATAAAAAATGATTCATTGAAAACACCATTTTCCGGTTTAACAAGACTTTACGAATATGCCTGGTATGGCGAGTTTGAAATAACAGAAGACAGCTTTTCTGCTATCTCCGGCTATTTTGAAAATTTTAATAATTTATGTGGACAAACGGAATGA